In Desulfofundulus kuznetsovii DSM 6115, the following are encoded in one genomic region:
- a CDS encoding permease has product MKSQLRRYALFALVMVADLFLSWQYPARGSEAVKSALDYLVEMLLFMPPIFVLVGLLDVWVPRQIVEKNVGPDSGVRGVVISILVATAAAGPLYAGFPVADALLRKGCRLANAVIFLGTWATIKIPMLMMEVKFVGLPFALLRLALTLPAIIATGYLMEMILKVGETGRFAQGAGEKNY; this is encoded by the coding sequence GTGAAATCCCAGCTCAGGAGATATGCCCTGTTTGCTTTAGTGATGGTTGCCGACCTGTTTCTTTCCTGGCAATATCCAGCTAGGGGTAGTGAAGCTGTGAAAAGTGCCCTGGATTATCTGGTGGAAATGCTATTGTTCATGCCGCCGATTTTCGTCCTGGTAGGCCTGCTGGACGTATGGGTTCCCCGTCAGATTGTGGAGAAGAACGTAGGACCGGACTCCGGTGTGCGCGGTGTGGTTATCTCCATTCTGGTGGCCACTGCGGCGGCCGGTCCCCTTTATGCCGGTTTCCCGGTGGCCGACGCGCTGCTCAGAAAGGGCTGTCGCCTGGCCAATGCGGTAATTTTCCTGGGTACCTGGGCGACCATTAAGATTCCCATGTTAATGATGGAAGTCAAGTTTGTTGGGCTGCCCTTTGCCCTTTTGCGCCTGGCGTTAACCCTGCCGGCCATAATTGCTACGGGGTACCTCATGGAGATGATTTTAAAGGTCGGGGAAACGGGAAGGTTTGCGCAGGGTGCCGGCGAAAAAAACTATTAA
- a CDS encoding helix-turn-helix transcriptional regulator codes for MCRNHGPGHRHGDCRCAGAPMERFMQPCLLLLLHRRSAHGYELMQSLREFGFHDSEADPGTVYRNLRRLEEEGLVSSRWDTSGGGPARRLYRLTPEGEELLHAWAEAITHNKRRLEYFLARYREEFAQSKY; via the coding sequence ATGTGCAGAAATCACGGTCCCGGCCACCGGCACGGCGACTGCCGGTGTGCCGGGGCTCCTATGGAGCGGTTTATGCAGCCGTGCCTTTTGCTTTTGCTTCACCGTCGTTCGGCCCACGGTTACGAACTGATGCAAAGCTTGAGGGAGTTTGGCTTCCATGACAGTGAGGCCGACCCGGGTACGGTTTACCGTAACCTGCGTCGCCTGGAAGAGGAGGGCCTGGTTTCTTCCCGGTGGGACACCAGCGGTGGCGGTCCGGCCAGGCGCCTGTACCGTTTAACTCCGGAAGGGGAGGAACTGCTCCATGCCTGGGCGGAAGCAATAACACACAACAAAAGGCGGCTGGAATATTTTCTGGCCAGGTACCGGGAGGAGTTTGCGCAAAGTAAATATTAA
- the hcp gene encoding hydroxylamine reductase: MFCYQCEQTANGTGCTKAGVCGKNEDIASLQDTIIIALKGIAAYAYHARELGARDEQVDAFMHEALFTTLTNVDFDLNRHIELVLKCGEMNLRVMELLDKAHVERFGSPEPTRVSTGTKAGPAILITGHDLLDLYELLKQTEGTGINVYTHGEMLPAHAYPELKKFPHLAGHYGSAWQNQKTEFEQFPGAILGTTNCVLIPRESYKDRMFTCGIAGLPDVTHIKNRDFTPVIEKARTLPPLPEKEGGTLLTGFHHNAVLALAGKIIDAVKAGKIRHFFLVGGCDGVKKSRNYYTEFVQKVPGDCVVLTLGCGKFKFNHLDLGEIEGIPRLIDMGQCNNAYSAIQVAAALARAFNCSVNDLPLSLVLSWFEQKAVAILLTLFHLGIKNIRIGPSAPAFISPNVLKVLQDNYNLKLITTPDQDLKEILG; the protein is encoded by the coding sequence ATGTTTTGTTACCAGTGTGAACAGACGGCCAACGGCACAGGTTGTACTAAAGCAGGTGTATGCGGCAAAAACGAGGACATCGCCAGCTTGCAGGATACCATAATCATCGCTTTGAAAGGGATTGCCGCCTACGCCTATCACGCCCGGGAACTGGGTGCCAGGGATGAACAGGTGGACGCCTTCATGCATGAAGCGCTGTTTACCACCCTGACCAACGTGGACTTCGATTTAAACCGGCACATTGAACTGGTGCTCAAGTGCGGCGAAATGAACTTACGGGTCATGGAGCTTTTGGATAAGGCCCACGTGGAACGCTTCGGTTCGCCCGAACCCACCAGGGTATCCACGGGCACCAAGGCCGGCCCGGCCATCCTGATCACCGGACACGACCTTTTAGACCTGTACGAATTGCTGAAACAAACGGAAGGCACTGGAATTAACGTTTACACCCACGGGGAAATGCTCCCGGCCCACGCTTACCCGGAGCTGAAAAAATTCCCCCACCTGGCCGGTCACTACGGCAGTGCCTGGCAGAACCAGAAAACTGAATTCGAACAGTTTCCCGGCGCCATTCTGGGCACCACCAACTGCGTGCTCATTCCCAGAGAATCCTACAAGGACCGCATGTTTACCTGCGGCATAGCCGGGCTGCCGGATGTAACCCATATTAAAAACCGGGACTTCACGCCGGTTATCGAAAAAGCCAGAACGCTGCCACCCCTGCCGGAAAAAGAGGGCGGGACACTGCTGACGGGCTTCCACCACAACGCCGTTTTAGCCCTGGCCGGTAAAATCATCGACGCCGTCAAGGCCGGCAAGATCCGCCACTTCTTCCTGGTGGGCGGCTGCGACGGGGTGAAGAAGTCCCGGAACTACTACACCGAATTCGTACAGAAAGTGCCCGGGGACTGCGTGGTGCTGACCCTGGGTTGCGGCAAGTTCAAGTTCAACCACCTGGATCTGGGCGAAATTGAAGGCATCCCGCGGTTGATCGATATGGGCCAGTGCAACAACGCCTACTCGGCCATCCAGGTGGCCGCAGCTCTGGCCAGGGCCTTTAACTGCAGCGTGAACGACCTGCCCCTGAGCCTGGTGCTGTCCTGGTTCGAGCAAAAAGCCGTGGCCATCCTGCTCACCCTGTTCCACCTGGGGATCAAGAACATCCGCATCGGCCCGTCCGCACCAGCGTTCATTTCACCGAACGTGCTCAAGGTGCTGCAGGACAACTACAACCTGAAGCTGATCACCACTCCCGATCAGGACTTGAAGGAAATCCTGGGTTAA
- a CDS encoding DEAD/DEAH box helicase, with protein sequence MLVLHGTWLPAGVVGKGSGYFFVWGELAPGTEFGDKVLPRRRGRRPRGWHPGQAEVADLYQGMDLKRVPDTVELWVLLPSSGGRPLPSPLLPVAGAADEPVFFPDEEVVLRPWLVEGFLFPAGQAAEMLLRGRFSQEVVMPSAGWHYWRRVTLWAMELMVRQRFIPLLDEKSYQAVWRPVFNAREDLSRLELLARSMPPVCRAVAALKNGPGLPEGTATILPAPDVLVMDFVRRVVQEKISGWLAPSPGARIKDRQNDPAARWVQALGRGGGPVELPEDMLKEMTGQLIAWRLPLSRRRQVPFRTCFRLEPPPDGEKTWTLSFFLQAVDDPSLLVPVEMVWKESGAALTFLHRRFENPQERLLADLGQACRLFPPLERSLQDPCPTRCELSTAEAYTFLKQAVPLFQERGLGVLVPSWWGEGAAGPVPGVRLRLRRYKEGQSEGVGRGLLGLDTLVEFHWELALGGETISREEFEKLVAIKLPLVKVRGQWVELEPRQVEKILELLAGNRKNNVITLGEAMRLAAGMPARAGLELDDLPVLDVTGEGELSPLLEKLKNEDKLDPQPVPAGFRGQLRPYQERGFSWLAFLARMGMGGCLADDMGLGKTVQFIAFLLHRLEEGQPRGPALLVCPTSVVGNWQREMARFAPGLKVLVHHGPQRLRGKKFVREAGACHLVLTTYSLAQRDERLLAEVEWDGVVLDEAQNIKNPAAKQTRSVKKLKAGYRFALTGTPVENRLSELWSIMDFLNPGFLGPAADFNRRFALPIERYGNQEKTRRLQQLVKPFILRRVKTDPRIIQDLPEKQESRVYCNLTREQATLYEAVVQEMMERIEEAEGMERRGLILSALTRLKQICNHPAQFLGDGILAARRSGKMKRLLEMLEEVLAGGEKALIFTQFARMGEILKNHLQAHFGREVLFLHGGVGQRQRDRMVERFQQQSGPPFFVISLKAGGVGLNLTRANHVFHFDRWWNPAVEDQATDRAFRIGQKLNVFVYKFVTSGTLEERIDQLIEEKKTLAASIVSGAEEWLTEMTTAELRELLTLRAQALGEE encoded by the coding sequence ATGCTGGTTTTGCACGGAACCTGGCTTCCCGCCGGTGTGGTGGGTAAGGGCAGCGGCTATTTTTTTGTGTGGGGAGAACTGGCTCCCGGGACAGAGTTCGGTGATAAGGTGCTGCCCCGCCGGCGGGGACGCCGGCCCCGGGGATGGCACCCCGGACAGGCTGAAGTGGCCGATTTATACCAGGGGATGGATTTAAAGCGGGTGCCGGATACCGTAGAGCTCTGGGTCCTGCTGCCCTCCTCCGGGGGGCGGCCGCTGCCTTCACCCCTTTTACCGGTGGCCGGTGCTGCCGATGAACCTGTTTTTTTTCCGGATGAAGAGGTCGTCTTAAGGCCCTGGCTGGTGGAGGGGTTTTTGTTTCCTGCCGGGCAGGCCGCAGAGATGCTTTTAAGGGGCCGCTTTTCCCAGGAGGTGGTCATGCCGTCTGCCGGCTGGCACTACTGGCGCCGGGTAACGCTCTGGGCCATGGAGCTGATGGTCAGGCAGCGGTTTATCCCCCTGCTGGATGAAAAAAGCTATCAGGCTGTCTGGAGACCCGTGTTCAACGCCCGGGAAGACCTCTCCCGGCTGGAGTTGCTGGCCCGGTCCATGCCCCCCGTATGTCGTGCCGTGGCCGCTTTGAAAAATGGCCCCGGCCTGCCGGAAGGGACTGCAACCATCCTGCCGGCACCCGATGTTCTGGTGATGGATTTTGTCCGCCGGGTGGTGCAGGAAAAAATATCCGGATGGCTGGCCCCATCGCCCGGAGCACGTATCAAGGACCGTCAAAACGATCCGGCTGCTCGCTGGGTGCAGGCGCTGGGCCGTGGGGGAGGGCCGGTGGAACTGCCGGAGGACATGCTCAAGGAAATGACCGGGCAATTAATAGCCTGGCGCTTGCCCTTGTCCCGGCGCCGGCAGGTGCCTTTTCGCACCTGTTTCCGCCTGGAACCGCCGCCCGATGGCGAAAAAACCTGGACTTTAAGTTTCTTTTTACAGGCCGTGGATGATCCCAGCCTGCTGGTGCCGGTGGAAATGGTGTGGAAGGAAAGCGGCGCCGCCCTGACCTTCCTGCACCGGCGCTTTGAAAACCCCCAGGAGCGCCTCCTGGCCGACCTGGGGCAGGCCTGCCGGCTGTTTCCGCCGCTGGAAAGGTCCCTGCAGGACCCCTGCCCCACCCGTTGTGAACTCAGCACCGCCGAGGCGTATACTTTCCTGAAGCAGGCCGTGCCGTTGTTTCAGGAAAGGGGTTTGGGCGTGCTGGTACCTTCCTGGTGGGGTGAGGGAGCTGCCGGCCCCGTCCCGGGTGTGCGTTTGAGGTTGAGAAGGTACAAGGAGGGGCAGAGCGAAGGGGTGGGCCGGGGGCTCCTCGGACTGGATACCCTGGTGGAGTTCCACTGGGAGCTGGCCCTGGGCGGGGAAACCATCAGCAGGGAAGAATTTGAAAAGCTGGTGGCCATAAAGCTTCCCCTGGTGAAGGTGAGGGGGCAGTGGGTGGAACTGGAGCCCCGGCAGGTGGAGAAGATTCTGGAATTGCTGGCCGGCAACAGGAAAAATAACGTCATAACCCTGGGAGAAGCCATGCGCCTGGCGGCGGGGATGCCGGCCCGGGCCGGCCTGGAGCTGGATGACCTGCCGGTGCTGGACGTGACGGGAGAGGGAGAACTTTCCCCGCTGCTGGAGAAATTGAAGAATGAGGATAAACTGGACCCGCAGCCGGTGCCGGCGGGATTCCGGGGGCAGTTGCGCCCGTACCAGGAAAGGGGTTTTTCCTGGCTGGCCTTTTTAGCCCGCATGGGTATGGGCGGCTGCCTGGCTGACGATATGGGACTGGGCAAGACCGTGCAGTTTATTGCTTTTTTGCTCCACCGCCTGGAAGAGGGGCAACCCCGGGGGCCGGCGCTGCTGGTTTGCCCCACTTCAGTGGTGGGCAACTGGCAGCGGGAAATGGCCCGTTTCGCCCCGGGCTTGAAGGTTCTGGTTCATCACGGGCCGCAGCGGTTGCGGGGAAAGAAGTTTGTCCGGGAGGCCGGGGCCTGCCACCTGGTTCTGACTACCTATTCCCTGGCCCAGCGGGATGAACGCCTGCTGGCGGAAGTGGAATGGGACGGGGTGGTGCTGGACGAGGCCCAGAACATCAAAAACCCGGCTGCCAAGCAGACCCGCAGCGTGAAGAAATTGAAGGCCGGCTACCGTTTTGCCCTTACCGGCACACCGGTGGAAAACCGCCTTTCGGAATTATGGTCCATCATGGACTTTTTAAACCCCGGTTTTTTAGGCCCGGCGGCCGATTTCAACCGCCGTTTTGCCCTGCCCATAGAGCGGTACGGGAACCAGGAAAAGACCCGGCGGCTGCAGCAGCTGGTGAAGCCATTCATCCTGCGCCGGGTGAAAACCGACCCCCGCATTATCCAGGACCTGCCGGAAAAACAGGAAAGCCGGGTCTACTGTAACCTCACCAGGGAGCAGGCCACCCTGTATGAAGCGGTGGTCCAGGAGATGATGGAACGCATAGAAGAGGCGGAAGGCATGGAGCGCCGGGGCCTGATTCTGTCCGCCCTCACCAGGTTGAAGCAGATCTGCAACCACCCGGCGCAGTTTCTTGGCGACGGCATACTGGCGGCCCGGCGGTCCGGTAAAATGAAGCGTCTTCTGGAAATGCTGGAAGAAGTGCTGGCCGGCGGCGAGAAGGCGTTGATCTTTACCCAGTTTGCCCGCATGGGGGAAATATTGAAGAACCACCTGCAGGCCCATTTTGGCCGGGAGGTACTTTTCCTGCACGGTGGTGTGGGCCAGCGCCAGCGGGACCGCATGGTGGAGCGCTTCCAGCAGCAGTCCGGGCCGCCGTTTTTCGTGATTTCCCTGAAGGCCGGCGGGGTGGGCCTGAACCTGACGCGGGCCAACCACGTTTTCCACTTCGACCGCTGGTGGAACCCGGCAGTGGAAGACCAGGCCACCGACCGGGCCTTCCGCATAGGACAGAAGCTCAATGTTTTCGTTTACAAGTTTGTCACCAGTGGCACCCTGGAAGAGCGCATAGACCAGCTGATTGAGGAAAAAAAGACCCTGGCCGCCAGTATTGTAAGCGGCGCCGAGGAGTGGCTGACGGAAATGACCACTGCAGAATTGCGGGAGTTGTTGACCCTGCGCGCCCAGGCCCTGGGTGAAGAATAG
- a CDS encoding SWIM zinc finger family protein, with the protein MAPKRGFGATWWGRRWLEVLESFGWDTRLRRGRAYARAGNVLEIDIKPGVVSARVQGSRPRPYRVSIEVKTLSDREWERVTGIMAGRAVFAALLLAGEMPRDIEEAFRQAGLSLFPRSAGDIRTDCSCPDWANPCKHIAAVYYLLGEKFDEDPFFLFLLRGRTREQLISALREKRAARVEQEQGEEIAPASPEPAGPSLEGQLDRFWDEGEELAGLRFLPVPPEVEAGLLKTLGPPPFWKGKEPPEVVLAGIYRLISRRAQEEWPGDNDRGG; encoded by the coding sequence TTGGCTCCCAAAAGAGGTTTTGGTGCCACCTGGTGGGGCAGGCGCTGGCTCGAGGTACTGGAATCCTTCGGCTGGGATACGCGACTGCGGCGGGGACGGGCTTACGCCCGGGCAGGCAATGTTCTGGAAATCGATATAAAACCCGGGGTGGTTTCGGCCCGGGTGCAGGGCAGCCGCCCGCGTCCCTACCGGGTAAGCATAGAGGTTAAGACCCTTTCGGACCGGGAATGGGAAAGGGTAACAGGTATAATGGCCGGCCGGGCCGTTTTTGCCGCCCTGCTGCTGGCGGGGGAAATGCCCCGGGACATTGAAGAGGCCTTCCGCCAGGCGGGCCTGTCCCTGTTCCCCCGCTCGGCAGGGGATATCAGGACCGACTGCTCGTGTCCCGACTGGGCCAATCCCTGCAAGCATATTGCCGCCGTCTATTACCTGCTGGGGGAGAAATTTGATGAAGACCCCTTTTTCCTCTTCCTGCTCCGGGGGCGCACCCGGGAGCAGTTGATTTCCGCCCTGAGGGAAAAAAGGGCGGCCCGGGTAGAACAGGAGCAGGGGGAAGAGATTGCCCCGGCTTCCCCGGAACCAGCCGGCCCGTCCCTGGAAGGGCAACTGGACCGCTTCTGGGATGAGGGTGAAGAGCTGGCCGGCCTGCGCTTTTTGCCGGTGCCGCCGGAAGTGGAGGCCGGGCTGTTGAAAACCCTTGGACCGCCTCCCTTCTGGAAGGGCAAGGAGCCGCCGGAGGTGGTCCTGGCCGGCATCTACCGGCTCATAAGCCGCCGGGCGCAGGAAGAATGGCCAGGCGATAATGACCGTGGCGGTTGA
- a CDS encoding epoxyqueuosine reductase: protein MEKLIEEIISRVVNNHRGKTGYRTPLVGFARAGDPGFAKLKEVVGPGHLLPQDLLPGARSVVAFFLPFTPELVKIHRRDPYVSRRWAEAYIETNQLIGETCRVLARELEDRGVKAAWCEPTHNFDPVALVSFWSHKHIACLCGLGTFGLHHMLITPSGCAGRLGSLVVDVDLSPNPPAAGENCLYRREGSCTACVKLCPTGALSVEGLDKEKCYRRLLEVDAYYTDLGLCDVCGKCATGPCALGVP from the coding sequence ATGGAAAAGCTGATTGAAGAAATTATTTCCCGGGTGGTAAATAACCACCGGGGCAAAACCGGCTACCGCACTCCTCTGGTGGGTTTTGCCCGGGCCGGTGATCCCGGATTTGCTAAATTAAAGGAAGTGGTCGGTCCCGGCCATTTGCTGCCGCAGGACTTGCTGCCGGGTGCCCGCTCCGTGGTGGCCTTTTTCCTGCCCTTTACTCCGGAACTGGTGAAAATCCACCGCCGGGATCCTTACGTGAGCCGCCGGTGGGCGGAGGCCTACATTGAAACAAACCAGTTGATCGGCGAAACATGCCGTGTGCTGGCCCGGGAACTGGAAGACCGCGGGGTAAAGGCCGCCTGGTGTGAGCCCACCCATAATTTTGACCCGGTGGCCCTGGTGTCTTTCTGGTCCCACAAACATATAGCCTGCCTTTGCGGGCTGGGTACCTTCGGGCTGCACCACATGCTCATCACCCCGTCCGGGTGTGCCGGCCGCCTGGGGAGCCTGGTGGTGGACGTGGACCTTTCCCCTAACCCGCCGGCTGCCGGGGAGAACTGCCTGTACCGGCGGGAGGGATCCTGCACGGCCTGTGTAAAGCTCTGCCCCACCGGGGCGTTGAGTGTGGAGGGGCTGGACAAAGAGAAATGTTACCGGCGCCTTCTGGAGGTGGACGCTTACTACACCGACCTCGGCCTTTGCGACGTTTGCGGCAAATGCGCCACCGGCCCCTGCGCCCTGGGGGTGCCGTGA
- a CDS encoding acetyl-CoA C-acetyltransferase, with protein MQDVVIVAAARTAIGDFGGAFRNMLSHQLAVPVIQEVLRRAGIAGDMVDEVILGNCVQRSDEPNVARTAALVAGLPVQVTGMTIQRQCSSAMQAIVSGYQQIATGDSEIVVAGGTESMSSAPYVLKGARWGQRLQHGEMTDALWETLTDPIHRILMGETAERLADKYGITREEQDEIALRSHQNACRAIEEGRFKEEIVPVAVPQRKGPPKVVDRDEHPRPDVTMEKLAQLPPVFRKNGTVTAGNASGLNDGAAAVLLMSASKAGELGLKPMARIVSFARAGVEPDLMGYGPVPAIRKALKRAGLTLGDIQLIELNEAFAAQYLACEKLLELNREVENSFFPCNNYPK; from the coding sequence ATGCAGGACGTGGTAATAGTTGCGGCTGCGCGAACGGCCATCGGTGACTTTGGCGGTGCCTTCAGGAACATGCTTTCCCACCAGCTGGCCGTTCCGGTAATTCAAGAAGTGTTAAGGCGGGCGGGCATAGCAGGGGATATGGTAGATGAAGTGATCCTGGGGAATTGCGTCCAGCGTTCCGACGAACCCAACGTGGCCAGGACGGCGGCCCTGGTGGCCGGTTTGCCGGTGCAGGTCACGGGTATGACCATCCAGCGCCAGTGTTCCTCTGCGATGCAGGCCATTGTTTCCGGCTACCAGCAAATCGCCACCGGTGATTCGGAAATTGTGGTGGCCGGGGGTACCGAGTCCATGAGTTCCGCCCCCTATGTGCTGAAGGGCGCCCGCTGGGGTCAGCGCCTGCAGCATGGTGAAATGACCGATGCTCTCTGGGAGACTTTGACTGACCCCATCCACCGCATTCTTATGGGTGAAACGGCCGAAAGGCTGGCGGACAAATACGGGATCACCCGGGAGGAACAGGACGAGATTGCCCTGCGCAGCCACCAGAACGCCTGCCGGGCCATTGAAGAAGGGCGTTTTAAGGAGGAAATTGTCCCGGTGGCCGTACCGCAGCGCAAAGGGCCCCCCAAGGTGGTGGACAGGGACGAACACCCCCGCCCGGACGTGACCATGGAAAAGCTGGCCCAGCTTCCTCCGGTTTTCCGCAAGAACGGTACGGTTACGGCCGGCAACGCCTCGGGGCTCAACGACGGCGCAGCGGCGGTGTTGCTCATGTCCGCGTCTAAAGCCGGGGAGCTGGGTTTAAAGCCCATGGCCCGCATTGTCAGTTTCGCCCGGGCCGGGGTGGAGCCGGACCTGATGGGTTACGGGCCGGTGCCGGCCATCCGCAAGGCACTCAAGAGAGCCGGTCTTACCCTGGGAGATATCCAGTTGATTGAATTAAACGAAGCCTTTGCCGCCCAGTATCTGGCCTGCGAAAAGCTATTGGAATTAAACCGGGAGGTAGAAAACAGCTTCTTCCCTTGTAATAATTATCCCAAATAG
- a CDS encoding IS607 family transposase, with protein sequence MKLYTISEFAEKLGVSVSTLRAWDKEGKLVALRTPTNKRRYTEEMLYRALGIKNRQEPKKIVLYARVSSAGQKPDLENQLKYLKDFAAGRGLTVDEILADVGSALNYKRKNFLKLCGMVTRGEVKTVIVAHKDCLVRFGFEFFEDLFAKFGCEILVVNKAEDMSPAQELTEDLISIVQHFAARLYGQRTYKARKLTRTVREALKDAADSKAEEPAAEQ encoded by the coding sequence ATGAAGCTATATACAATAAGCGAGTTTGCCGAAAAACTTGGTGTCAGCGTATCAACGCTCCGCGCTTGGGATAAAGAGGGTAAACTGGTTGCTTTACGTACACCAACCAACAAGCGAAGGTATACTGAAGAGATGCTCTACCGGGCACTGGGCATAAAGAACCGCCAGGAGCCAAAGAAAATCGTTTTATACGCCCGGGTGTCATCAGCCGGCCAGAAACCGGACCTGGAAAACCAGCTTAAGTACCTGAAGGATTTTGCCGCCGGCAGGGGGCTGACCGTGGACGAAATACTTGCCGACGTCGGCTCCGCCCTCAATTATAAGCGCAAGAATTTCCTGAAGCTGTGCGGCATGGTCACCCGGGGAGAAGTCAAAACTGTTATCGTTGCTCACAAGGACTGCCTGGTGCGGTTCGGCTTTGAATTTTTTGAAGACCTGTTTGCCAAGTTCGGCTGCGAAATACTGGTGGTCAACAAAGCCGAAGACATGTCCCCGGCCCAGGAGTTGACCGAAGACCTGATCAGCATCGTCCAGCACTTCGCGGCCAGGTTGTACGGCCAGAGGACATATAAGGCGCGAAAGCTCACCAGAACCGTCCGGGAGGCGCTGAAAGATGCAGCAGACAGTAAGGCAGAAGAGCCTGCCGCTGAACAATGA
- a CDS encoding zinc ribbon domain-containing protein — translation MQQTVRQKSLPLNNEKWARITETAEAYARQKDTFLVEYGHVKYLHYLGEKRKLRDELVSTGFVSPFGLQARQWKLALEDALYTLERQWEAAVVEVKERLYRHEGLTDEEKHYAFWLLYRHEKHSRNWKRIQAVFTGEDIVSEEIKLDAGGRARVRKYLKRTFRRVLGRKPRVKKARSFTVDQQMYRVFTSEKRQYIAVATLTPGERVIIPLAGVHAIEGNVRVVLIPEENCVEIHLTREPRTFPPGEGEAGIDLGVTEVFTDDTGKKYRPEYGEALQEMSDHILDKSRKRGKLWALRRKFLEQDPNKARRILKHNLGLTKQTKRNKKYRTRCENEINRAFNEFYKERRPKIIAYEDLAHLRGKAGSRGLSRKVSGWQRSIIKERLGYKNYIYSATDPGPVNAAYSSQTCPVCGWVDAKNRHGDVFKCQKCGFTCDADQVSGINLKMRLHDEEITRYMPYKKVKELLLQRYYQKQQAN, via the coding sequence ATGCAGCAGACAGTAAGGCAGAAGAGCCTGCCGCTGAACAATGAGAAGTGGGCCAGGATAACTGAAACTGCCGAAGCATATGCCCGGCAGAAGGACACCTTCCTGGTGGAGTACGGGCATGTAAAATACCTGCACTATCTGGGCGAAAAGCGCAAGCTGCGGGACGAACTGGTTTCCACCGGTTTCGTCAGTCCCTTTGGCTTGCAGGCCCGGCAGTGGAAGCTGGCCCTGGAAGATGCTCTTTACACCCTGGAGAGGCAGTGGGAGGCCGCCGTTGTCGAAGTCAAAGAGCGCCTTTACCGCCACGAAGGGCTGACCGATGAAGAAAAGCACTACGCCTTCTGGTTGCTGTACAGGCACGAGAAGCACAGCCGCAACTGGAAACGCATCCAGGCGGTCTTCACCGGTGAAGATATTGTCAGCGAAGAGATAAAGCTGGACGCGGGAGGCCGCGCCAGGGTGAGAAAGTACTTAAAGCGTACCTTCCGGCGCGTTCTGGGCAGAAAGCCCCGGGTCAAGAAGGCCCGCAGCTTCACCGTCGACCAGCAGATGTACCGGGTTTTCACCAGTGAAAAGCGGCAGTACATTGCTGTAGCAACTCTAACTCCCGGCGAGAGGGTGATCATCCCGCTGGCTGGCGTGCACGCCATAGAAGGCAACGTGCGGGTGGTTCTGATTCCCGAAGAAAACTGCGTGGAAATCCACCTGACCAGGGAACCGCGGACTTTCCCGCCTGGTGAGGGAGAAGCGGGCATCGACCTGGGCGTGACTGAGGTGTTCACCGACGACACGGGCAAAAAATACCGGCCCGAATACGGTGAGGCCCTGCAGGAAATGTCCGACCATATCCTGGACAAGAGCCGGAAGCGCGGCAAGCTGTGGGCGCTGCGCCGGAAGTTCCTCGAACAGGACCCGAACAAGGCCCGGCGGATCTTAAAACACAACCTGGGCCTTACCAAGCAAACCAAAAGAAACAAAAAATACCGAACCAGGTGCGAGAACGAAATCAACCGGGCGTTTAACGAATTCTACAAAGAACGCCGGCCGAAGATAATTGCCTACGAAGACCTTGCCCATCTGCGCGGGAAGGCCGGGAGCAGGGGTCTCTCCCGCAAGGTGAGCGGCTGGCAGCGCAGCATCATCAAAGAGCGGCTGGGATATAAAAATTACATTTACTCCGCCACCGACCCCGGTCCAGTGAACGCGGCGTACTCCAGCCAGACGTGTCCCGTGTGCGGGTGGGTGGACGCGAAGAACCGCCACGGGGACGTTTTCAAATGCCAAAAATGCGGTTTTACATGCGACGCTGACCAGGTTTCGGGCATAAACCTGAAGATGAGATTGCACGATGAAGAAATAACCCGGTATATGCCATATAAGAAAGTAAAAGAACTTTTACTCCAGCGTTATTATCAGAAACAGCAAGCCAATTAA